From the Pseudomonas sp. VD-NE ins genome, the window CCGACGAACCGGACGTGCCGCAGGCGCTGAAGCTGTGTCATCTGGATGATCTGGATTTCAGTCCGATGCGCACGACCTACTTCCTCAGCCGGGAAACGGTGATTGCCTCGAAGCTTGAGGGCATGGCGCGTTGGCGTGAGGCGTTGTTTGCGTTCATGTTGAAGAATGCCAATGGGAATTTGCGGTTCTTTAATTTGCCGCTGAACCGGGTGATTGAGTTGGGGACGCAGGTGGAGATGTAAGCCTGACCTCAAATGAAAAGCCCCCGTCGGCCTAGTGGCTGGCGGGGGCTTTTTTGTGTCCGCTGATAAACCTCAAATCCACCACAAATCCCCTGTGGGAGCGAGCTTGCTCGCGAAGGCTGAGTGTCAGTCGAGACATGTGGTGGCTGATCCACCGCATTCGCGAGCAAGGGTTCTGTGGTGTTAGTGGCTTTCAGGCAATTCTTCTTCGGATTCGGTCTTTGTGCGAGCAGGTCGTGGGATCAGCGCTTGGATCACATCATCAATCAAGGCTTTGCCCATCATGGTCAGGTAATGCGCAGCCCAGGCATGGCGGTCGGTGTCTCTGATGAAGGCAGCATCCTCGGCGAAGGATTTGGCGAGGGATAGCAGGTCGGAGGATTGGGACAAGGCATCGATGATCGGGATGCTGGCGCGGACATTGAAGAACGCTTGATCCGCGTTGTAGAGGAAAGGGGTGAAGCCGATGGTTGTAAGGTCTGAAGGCGTTGACGGAATTTCTTTGCTCATTGTTTTACTCCCTAAAACGAGGAACTGCCTCATTCGTTACCACACGAATGGGTGGCAGCTGTACGCAGGGTGGTAAACCGGGAGAGCAAAGAAACCGGCAGACCCGAAGGTCTCCCACGTACAGCTGCCATGACAGTGAATTACAGGCGTAAAAGAACGCCTGATGTCGTGATGGAGGCACTGTTGCACTTTGCCTGACCGGGTTACCACACCCGATCGCTGAATGGGTCAGCGACGTCCGGAGAGTATCCCGTCAAAAAACAGCGCAACAGAGCGGCAAAGCGTCCAAACACGAGTTTCGGAGTTTGCCTACAAGGTCTGTGGGCGTCATCTGATATTGCGAGACTGGAAGTAAACGATACTAAACGTCTGACACGAACTGGCGTGTGCAAATGAGCGAGGCAGGTATGACGGCATCATCGGAACAAGAAAAGCATGATGATCTCGAGAACCTTCGAATTGAAGCCGAAGCGATGGAACGATTGATCAACCTCGATCCGGCTCAAGCGATCAGTCATGACGATATGCGAGCAAGATACGCTTGCCGGGACTAACGATTATTTGAGTCCAGCGCAATTCCCATGTAGGAGTGAGCCTGCTCGCGATAGCGGTGTGTCAGTTGGCAAATAGGTGGCTGATACTCCGCTATCGCGAGCAGGCTCACTCCTACAGGGGAGTGGGTTCATCGTCCGAGATGTAAAAAGCCCCCGCAACTGCGAAGTTGCGGGGGCTTTTTATGGGCGTGGCTCAGATCACTCTTCGGCGACCGAGTCCTTGCTCTGACGCTTCTCGATCAAGTCCACCAGACGCTTGGCCAGCGCCGGGTAGTTCTCGTCGAAGTGGTGGCCGCCAGGCAGTTTCACCGCCTCGCCGACTGCCGTCTTGTCGGTGCAGCCACTTTCATCGGTCTCTTCTTCACCATAGATGCACACAACCTTCGCCGCTGGCAGTTTGGCCATTTCCGGGCCGGTGGCGGCTTCTTTGCCGGCGTTGCCCAGCCAGCCTTCGACTTCGATTTCGAAGCTGCCGGTGCGGGCGAAGGCCAGCAGGATGATTGCGTCGACGCGTTGCTGCTCGGTGTCTGGCAGGCGGTTATAGATCGCTGGCAATACGTCAGCACCGAACGAATAACCGGTGAGGATGAAGCGCTTGGTGCCCCATTTCTGCCGGTAGTGTTGCATCAGCTCAGTCAGGTCCAGTGCGCTTTGCTCCGGGCTCTTGTGCTGCCAGTAGTAGCGCAGGGTGTCGATGCCGACGACCGGGTAGCCGATCTTGGCCATCTCGCCCGCCACGTCGCGGTCGAGATCGCGCCAGCCGCCGTCTCCGGAGAGGAACAGGGTCACGGTGTCTTTGGCCTGACCGGCCGGCACTTCAACCACCGGAATCGCCAGACCGCCGTTGGCCTTGTCGCCGCCGACGAGGATCTTGCGCAGTTCGTTGTTCAGCACTTGCGGCAGGTTGATGTCGTAGTCGCTGATGCTGGTTTCGGCGTTCGGTTGGTCGCGCACGAAACCTGCGCTGGCGTCGTCCGGGTTGTCGTTCCAGGCTGCCAGCCAGTGGCCGTGGGCGGCGGATTTCGGCAGCAGGTGGGTGCAGCCACCTTTTTCCAGGGCCAGATCCACGGAAATGGCTTGGGCCTTGTCGTCTTTCTGTTCAGCCAACCAGCGCCAGGCCAGCACAGCGCCCGGGCCGATGCCGCTGACCAGAGTGGCCGGGCCATTCAGTTCACGCAGGCCCGATTGCAGGGCGCGGCTTTGCAGCAGGCAGTCTTTCGGCAGAATCACCTGAACGATCTGCGCCGAGGCGCTGCGGCTCAGGGTGGTCAGTTGTTTTTCAGAGAGTTTCTGGTCGTCGTTGACGGCTACCAGCACCTGCGCCTTGGGCTTGGTGCCGGGAATGACGCGGGTCATGGCGGCGCCATCGGCCGGGTTGAGCTGTTCGACGGTCGGTTCCGGTGCCGGACGTTTGAGGTACCAGAAACCGCCGCCGGCAATCACGGCCAGCACGATCAGTGCGGCCAGGATGTACTTCAGGGAGCGTTGAATCATCAGCGTTTCACCAATCCAGTCAAGCCGCCCGCGATCAGGGCAGCAGTGTCGGCCAGCGCCACCAGCGGATCGAGTCCGGCGGGCACGGCCATATAACGGGGTTCCCAGTCAGGCTGGAACTTGTCTTTGAAGCGGCGCAAGCCTTGGAAGTTGTACAGCTGCTCACCACGGCGGAAAACCATCGAGCCCAGACGCTGGGTCAGCGGTGCACCACGCCGGGGTTGCAACCCCGACAACGGCACCATGCCCAGGCTGAAGCGCGCGTATCCGTGACTCTTATAGTGTTGAATCAGGCCGACCATCATGAATTCCATGGTCAGCTTGGGGGCGTCCGGGTGCGCGCGCATCAGGTCGAGACTGGCCAGGTCGTGGCTGTAAGTCTCGAGCAGGTTGGCGAATGCCACCGGGCGACCTTCGAAGCGAATCACCGCGATGCGGAAATGCTTCAGGTATTCGTCGCTGAAACGGCCGAGGGAGAAGCCTTTCTCACGCACGTTCTTGCCGGTCAGCCACGCATCGGAAATCACTTTCAGCTCATCCATCGGCGCCTGACCCGGCTCGTGAATCTCCAGCGACAAGCCGTCGCGGGTGCCACGGTTCCAGGTGTAGCGCAGATCCTTCATCTCTTTGCCCTTGGCTTCCAGGTCAAAGCGGTGCAGGTCGACTCGGGCTTCTTCGCCCAATTTGATCGCGGTCAGGCCGATGTCCATGTAGTACGGCAGGTTCTCCGCGCGCACCTGATAGAACACCGGGCGGGCATGGTGAATGTCGCAGAGGTCGCGGAACTGCCAGATCATCTCGGCGCGTTGCTGGCCAGGGCCGATCGGGTCGTACAGCGCCACCAGGCTGCGGCCACGGCGTGCGTACATCAGGAAGGCTTCGTCGTTCTGGTGAAACAGCAACGCCTTGTCACCGGTTAGCGCGAGGCCACCGTCGGGTTGTGACGAGGCCATCAGAATCTTCGCCGCGCGATCGAGTTCGTCCGGCGTCGGCAAGTGAATGACCGGGCGCGCGGTGCGCAGCAGCCAGGTCAGCGCGATCACCAGCAACAGCACAGCGGCACCGAGCAGCGAACGCAGGCCACGTGGCGCGTCAGCATCAAGCGTGAACTGCCACCACAGTTGATGGCTGTAAGGTACGTCTTGATAGGCAAACAGCAACAGCCACGTCGAAGCGCCCAGCACACAGAGGCTGGCCACCAGATACAACGGCGAGAACGGCAGTTCGGTCAGGCGGCTCGGGCGATAAAACGAGCGACGGAACACACCGAGCAAGGCTGCGGTGAGGGTCATCAGCGTCGCTTCTTCCCAGTCGAAGCCTTTAAGCAGTGAGAGCAGGGCGCCGACCAGCAACAGAATGGTGGTGAGCATCCACGCCGCCGACAGGCGACGGCGCAGGCCTTGAGCGAGCATCAGGCAGAGCACGCCGATCAGGCTGGCGCCGAAGTGCGAGGCGTCGACCAGACGATGCGGAATCAGAAAGCCGATGTGTTCCAGGCGCGTATCGATTTCCGGAGTCGCCCCGGAAAACAGCAACACCACGCCGGACAAGAACACCAGCACTGCCAGAATCGGTGCCGCCAGACCGGAGGCTGCGCGCATGGTTTGAGTCTGGAACAGACGCTGACCTTCGTTGATCAGCAGGAATACGCAGGCGACCAACAGCGGCAGAACCACATAGATCAGACGATAGAGCAGGAGAGCGGCGGCCAGTGGTGCGGCACCGAGCTTGTCGGCGAACGCGGCCAGCAGAATCGCTTCGAATACACCGACGCCACCGGGTACATGGCTGAGTACGCCGGCAGCCAGTGCCAGCAGATACACCAGCAGGAATGCACCAAACGGCGGCGCTTCCGGCAGCAACAGATAAAGGACAGTGGCGGCAGCCGCAACGTCGAGGGCGGTAATGATCAGCTGCAAGAAAGTCAGGCGACGCCCCGGCAAGCGCAGCGTGCGGCGGCCAACCCTGACCAGCAGATTGTCGCGCAACGGTTGTTCCGGCAGGCGCCGACGGTAGATGCCGATAGCCAGTACTGCGCCAAGCGCCAGCACGACAGCGGCGACTGTGCCGAGCAGACCTTCGGACAAACCCAGGGCTTGAGAGGCAGCAGGCAGGTCGCTCAGCGTTGCCATTGCAGCCAGCGGCGGCAAGGCGCAACCCAGCGACAGACTGGCGAACAAGGTCATGTGCGCGACTTCCGACGCCCCCAGACCCAGGCGTGCATATAAACGGTAGCGCACCGAACCGCCGGACAGTAGCGACAGACCGATCGCATTGCCAATCGCAAACGCGGTGAAGCCGCCCAGCGCCAATGTGCGCGGCGGCAAGGTCACGCCGGCATAGCGGCTGGCCGACCATTCATAGCCGAGCAGAATGATGAAGCCGACCACGGTTGCACCGAAGGCACCGAGCAGGGCGGGTTTCGGCACGTCGAGAATCGAGTCGTGCAATGCATCGAGATCGAGTTCGGCAAGCAGATGACGACAGGCAATCAGCGCAATCGCGAACAACAGCAAAGTCACCGCCAGACCAATTGGTTGCCGGTATTTGCTCAACCGATCCAGCAAGCGCAAACGCTCGGGTTTGATCGGATGTTCCGCTGTGACGGTGTCTTGTGGATCAGACGAGTTGGCGCGCATCAATCACCTCTTGGATTGTGCGCGACAGGATGGAGGTATCCAGCCAAGTAACCAATCCCTGTAGAAAAAAATAATCACAAAATACTACGCCTCTCACCGGGTATCGGCGAGGGCAGTTCCTGGATTGCAGACGCCTTGCCTGCGACTCAAGCATAGTCGCAAGTGAGGACTTCTGAAGATCCCAAGCGGTTCACTGCACAGTGACAGATCATTGTTGCGAAAGGACTTTTTCAACAGATACAAAAAAGGCCACTCTTTCGAGTAGCCTTTTTTGATGTTTGGTTGCGGGAGCCGGATTTGAACCGACGACCTTCGGGTTATGAGCCCGACGAGCTACCAGACTGCTCCATCCCGCGTCTGTGTGGCGGCATTCTACAGACGAACGACGGAGTGTCAACCGCTAATCCCGCAAAGGGTCAAATAAGTGTGCAATCGCGTCAAACGGTCGCAGGTCGAGCGTTAAGTTTCGGAAATGCAACGAATTCCTGTTTGGCGATCACCTCTTTATAAGAAGAGGCAATCGACAAAACAGGCGCGCACAAAAAAGGCCACTCTTTCGAGTAGCCTTTTTTGATGTTTGGTTGCGGGAGCCGGATTTGAACCGACGACCTTCGGGTTATGAGCCCGACGAGCTACCAGACTGCTCCATCCCGCGTCTGTGTGTCGGCATTCTACAGAGGAACGCTGGGGTGTCAACCCGCAATCTGGATAAAATCTGTTGAGGTTCAATCGGTTAGCGTTTTTTATCGGGTGTTTTTCCCGCTGCAGGGCAGGTGGGGCAAGGCTTTCAGCTCTATTGAAGGCCGCTCGTCGATTGAGAAAATAAATTCAACGGACATTTCCTACCGCATGGAAAGAACATTCATACCACTGGTGCTATATACAGGTGTCAGTGAGATACTGCCGATCCGGTTCGCCACGTTTCCTTTTCTGACATGACTCAGCGAAAAATCATCCACATTGACTGCGACTGTTTCTACGCCGCCATCGAGATGCGCGATGACCCGCGTCTGGCCGGCAAGCCGCTGGCGGTGGGTGGTTCGGCTGATCGGCGCGGGGTGATCGCCACCTGCAACTATGAAGCGCGCGCTTATGGCGTGCGTTCGGCGATGGCTTCGGGGCACGCCTTGAAATTGTGTCCGGACCTGACCATCGTCAAGCCACGCATGGACGCCTATCGTGAAGCCTCGAAAGAAATACACACGATTTTCAGCGATTACACCGACCTGATCGAGCCGCTGTCGCTTGATGAGGCATATCTGGATGTCTCGGACAGCGCGCATTTCGGCGGCAGTGCCACGCGCATCGCTCAGGACATCCGTCGCCGGGTCTCTAATCAATTGCACATCACCGTGTCTGCGGGTGTGGCGCCGAACAAGTTTCTGGCCAAAATCGCCAGCGACTGGAAAAAGCCCAATGGACTGTTCGTTATTACGCCAGACCAGGTGGAGGACTTCGTCAGTGGCTTGCCGGTGAGCAAATTGCACGGTGTCGGCAAGGTCACCGCCGACAAATTGGGCAAGCTCGGCATTGTCGATTGCTCACAGTTGCGCGAATGGGACAAATTGGCCCTGGTGCGTGAATTCGGCAGCTTTGGCGAGCGACTGTGGAGCCTCGCCCGTGGGATCGATGACCGGCTGGTGCACAACGACAGCCGGCGTCAGTCAATCAGCGTGGAAAATACCTACGATGTTGATCTGCCGGACCTTCGCAGTTGCCTGGATAAATTGCCTGAGCTGCTGGAAACCTTGAAAACCCGTATGGCGCGGATCGACAGCAGTTATCGACCGGGCAAGCCGTTCGTCAAAGTGAAGTTTCATGATTTCACCCAGACGACGCTGGAGCAGGCCGGGGCAGGGCGGGATCTGGGTAGTTATCAGTTGATGCTGACGCAGGCGTTCAATCGCGGCGGCAAACCGGTGCGGTTGTTGGGGGTTGGGGTAAGGCTGGAGGATTTGCGCGGCGGGTTTGAGCAGATGGAGTTGTTTGAGCGGTAGTCCGTTAAAAGCAAAAGATCGCAGCCTGCGGCAGCTCCTACAGAGAAATGCGTTCCCATGTAGGAGCTGCCGCAGGCTGCGATCTTTTAATAGGCCTTAATTCGGCCCTGGATCCGCCACCAGACGCCCGGCATCCTTGGTCAGCGACTTGAGAAACTCAGTCTGTAATTCAGGATCGTTACGCGTCAGTTCGATCAGGCTTTGTTCCAGCTCACTGGCTTCTTCTTCCAGACCTAGTTCCGACAGACGTTTGACCCGGTGCACCCACTGGCTCACTTCGTCTTCTTCCAGATCGTCGTAGATCAGCCCGTGCGCTTCCAGCAACTTGCCACGCAGATGACTGCTGATCATCAGCGAAGAGTCCGAGTGCACGTCATCCTTGGCGTCTTCGACACTGATCTGCAATTTGCCGACATGATTGAGATCATTTTCGGCAAACGGGCTATCGAGCAGATTCAGACGCAGCACGCCGTTACGATCGGTGGTCATGTCAAAGGTCTGCTTGCCAGCCTTGACCTGCACCGGGCGCTCGCTCCACGGCAGGCTCGAATACTCCGTGCGCTTGTCGCGCTGGACTTCATCGATACCGGCGAGGTTCTGTTGCGCGCGACCGTTGGACTGCACGTTCATGAACGGGTTGAGCCCGGCAAAACCGTAGCTCAGCCAGTCCTTGGTGACGCTGTCCGGCAGGTTACCGAGGGCAAACACGTTGACCACGTTGGCGCCGACGCCACCGACTACGGCCACCGCGCCCAGCGGAATCTCGTAGATCTCCCGCCAAGGCTGGTACGGCGTGTAGCGATCGTAGCGACGCGTCACTTCGAACTCGGTGACTTCAAAAGTCTTCTGTTCGTTGATCTTCACGCGTCGCTGCGGCAGCTCAAGCGCCTTAGGCTCACCGACATCAATTTGCAGGC encodes:
- the dinB gene encoding DNA polymerase IV, which produces MTQRKIIHIDCDCFYAAIEMRDDPRLAGKPLAVGGSADRRGVIATCNYEARAYGVRSAMASGHALKLCPDLTIVKPRMDAYREASKEIHTIFSDYTDLIEPLSLDEAYLDVSDSAHFGGSATRIAQDIRRRVSNQLHITVSAGVAPNKFLAKIASDWKKPNGLFVITPDQVEDFVSGLPVSKLHGVGKVTADKLGKLGIVDCSQLREWDKLALVREFGSFGERLWSLARGIDDRLVHNDSRRQSISVENTYDVDLPDLRSCLDKLPELLETLKTRMARIDSSYRPGKPFVKVKFHDFTQTTLEQAGAGRDLGSYQLMLTQAFNRGGKPVRLLGVGVRLEDLRGGFEQMELFER
- a CDS encoding DUF3077 domain-containing protein, whose amino-acid sequence is MSKEIPSTPSDLTTIGFTPFLYNADQAFFNVRASIPIIDALSQSSDLLSLAKSFAEDAAFIRDTDRHAWAAHYLTMMGKALIDDVIQALIPRPARTKTESEEELPESH
- the mprF gene encoding bifunctional lysylphosphatidylglycerol flippase/synthetase MprF codes for the protein MRANSSDPQDTVTAEHPIKPERLRLLDRLSKYRQPIGLAVTLLLFAIALIACRHLLAELDLDALHDSILDVPKPALLGAFGATVVGFIILLGYEWSASRYAGVTLPPRTLALGGFTAFAIGNAIGLSLLSGGSVRYRLYARLGLGASEVAHMTLFASLSLGCALPPLAAMATLSDLPAASQALGLSEGLLGTVAAVVLALGAVLAIGIYRRRLPEQPLRDNLLVRVGRRTLRLPGRRLTFLQLIITALDVAAAATVLYLLLPEAPPFGAFLLVYLLALAAGVLSHVPGGVGVFEAILLAAFADKLGAAPLAAALLLYRLIYVVLPLLVACVFLLINEGQRLFQTQTMRAASGLAAPILAVLVFLSGVVLLFSGATPEIDTRLEHIGFLIPHRLVDASHFGASLIGVLCLMLAQGLRRRLSAAWMLTTILLLVGALLSLLKGFDWEEATLMTLTAALLGVFRRSFYRPSRLTELPFSPLYLVASLCVLGASTWLLLFAYQDVPYSHQLWWQFTLDADAPRGLRSLLGAAVLLLVIALTWLLRTARPVIHLPTPDELDRAAKILMASSQPDGGLALTGDKALLFHQNDEAFLMYARRGRSLVALYDPIGPGQQRAEMIWQFRDLCDIHHARPVFYQVRAENLPYYMDIGLTAIKLGEEARVDLHRFDLEAKGKEMKDLRYTWNRGTRDGLSLEIHEPGQAPMDELKVISDAWLTGKNVREKGFSLGRFSDEYLKHFRIAVIRFEGRPVAFANLLETYSHDLASLDLMRAHPDAPKLTMEFMMVGLIQHYKSHGYARFSLGMVPLSGLQPRRGAPLTQRLGSMVFRRGEQLYNFQGLRRFKDKFQPDWEPRYMAVPAGLDPLVALADTAALIAGGLTGLVKR
- a CDS encoding virulence factor family protein, which translates into the protein MIQRSLKYILAALIVLAVIAGGGFWYLKRPAPEPTVEQLNPADGAAMTRVIPGTKPKAQVLVAVNDDQKLSEKQLTTLSRSASAQIVQVILPKDCLLQSRALQSGLRELNGPATLVSGIGPGAVLAWRWLAEQKDDKAQAISVDLALEKGGCTHLLPKSAAHGHWLAAWNDNPDDASAGFVRDQPNAETSISDYDINLPQVLNNELRKILVGGDKANGGLAIPVVEVPAGQAKDTVTLFLSGDGGWRDLDRDVAGEMAKIGYPVVGIDTLRYYWQHKSPEQSALDLTELMQHYRQKWGTKRFILTGYSFGADVLPAIYNRLPDTEQQRVDAIILLAFARTGSFEIEVEGWLGNAGKEAATGPEMAKLPAAKVVCIYGEEETDESGCTDKTAVGEAVKLPGGHHFDENYPALAKRLVDLIEKRQSKDSVAEE